In Escherichia ruysiae, a genomic segment contains:
- the epmC gene encoding elongation factor P hydroxylase, producing the protein MNSTHHYEQLIEIFNSCFADEFNTRLIKGDDEPIYLPADAEIPFNRIVFAHGFYASAIHEISHWCIAGKARRELVDFGYWYCPDGRDAQTQSQFEDVEVKPQALDWLFCVAAGYPFNVSCDNLEGDFEPDRVVFQRRVHAQVMDYLANGIPERPARFINALQNYYHTPEITAEQFPWPEELN; encoded by the coding sequence ATGAACAGTACACACCACTATGAGCAGTTGATTGAAATTTTTAATAGCTGCTTTGCCGATGAATTTAATACCCGTCTGATTAAAGGCGACGACGAACCGATCTATCTTCCTGCTGATGCGGAAATACCGTTTAACCGAATCGTCTTTGCTCATGGTTTTTATGCCAGCGCAATTCATGAGATTTCGCACTGGTGTATTGCCGGGAAAGCGCGCCGTGAACTGGTTGATTTCGGCTACTGGTATTGCCCGGACGGACGCGATGCCCAAACGCAAAGCCAGTTTGAAGATGTTGAAGTTAAGCCGCAGGCGCTGGACTGGTTGTTCTGCGTGGCGGCGGGATATCCGTTTAATGTTAGCTGCGACAATCTGGAAGGCGACTTCGAACCGGATCGCGTGGTGTTCCAGCGACGCGTACATGCGCAGGTGATGGATTATCTGGCAAACGGTATTCCCGAACGTCCGGCACGCTTCATAAACGCATTACAAAATTATTATCACACGCCGGAAATTACGGCGGAACAGTTCCCGTGGCCGGAAGAGCTCAACTGA
- a CDS encoding sulfite exporter TauE/SafE family protein yields the protein METFNSLFMVSPLLLGVLFFVAMLAGFIDSIAGGGGLLTIPALMAAGMSPANALATNKLQACGGSISATIYFIRRKVVSLSDQKLNIAMTFVGSMSGALLVQYVQADVLRQILPILVICIGLYFLLMPKLGEEDRQRRMYGLPFALIAGGCVGFYDGFFGPAAGSFYALAFVTLCGFNLAKATAHAKLLNATSNIGGLLLFILGGKVIWATGFVMLVGQFLGARMGSRLVLSKGQKLIRPMIVIVSAVMSAKLLYDSHGQEILHWLGMN from the coding sequence ATGGAAACGTTTAATAGCCTGTTTATGGTCTCCCCGCTATTGCTGGGCGTTCTCTTTTTTGTCGCCATGCTGGCGGGATTTATTGACTCGATTGCCGGTGGCGGTGGGTTACTTACCATTCCGGCGTTAATGGCGGCGGGGATGTCTCCCGCTAACGCGCTGGCAACCAATAAACTGCAAGCCTGCGGCGGCTCTATTTCCGCCACTATCTACTTTATTCGCCGCAAAGTGGTTAGCTTAAGCGATCAAAAACTCAATATCGCGATGACCTTTGTCGGCTCAATGAGCGGCGCACTGCTGGTGCAATACGTTCAGGCTGATGTCTTACGGCAGATTTTGCCCATTCTGGTAATTTGTATCGGTCTCTATTTCTTGCTGATGCCCAAACTGGGAGAAGAAGATCGCCAGCGCCGGATGTACGGCCTACCTTTCGCGTTAATTGCTGGTGGTTGTGTCGGTTTTTACGATGGATTCTTTGGCCCGGCTGCCGGATCGTTTTACGCGCTGGCCTTCGTTACGCTGTGCGGATTCAACCTCGCCAAAGCCACGGCTCACGCTAAATTACTTAACGCAACGTCAAACATAGGCGGTTTGCTGCTGTTTATTCTCGGCGGCAAAGTGATTTGGGCGACAGGATTCGTGATGCTGGTGGGGCAGTTCCTCGGCGCGCGCATGGGTTCAAGACTGGTGTTGAGCAAAGGACAAAAGCTGATCCGCCCGATGATCGTTATTGTATCGGCGGTGATGAGTGCCAAATTACTTTATGATAGCCACGGACAGGAGATCCTCCACTGGTTGGGGATGAACTAA
- the mepA gene encoding penicillin-insensitive murein endopeptidase has translation MNKTAIALLALLASSASLAATPWQKITQPVPGSAQSIGSFSNGCIVGADTLPIQSEHYQVMRTDQRRYFGHPDLVMFIQRLSSQVNNLGMGTVLIGDMGMPAGGRFNGGHASHQTGLDVDIFLQLPKTRWTSAQLLRPQALDLVSRDGKHVVPTLWKPEIFSLIKLAAQDKDVTRIFVNPAIKQQLCLDAGTDRDWLRKVRPWFQHRAHMHVRLRCPADSLECEDQPLPPPGDGCGAELQSWFEPPKPGTTKPEKKTPPPLPPSCQALLDEHVI, from the coding sequence ATGAACAAAACCGCGATTGCGCTGCTGGCTCTGCTTGCCAGTAGCGCCAGCCTGGCAGCGACGCCGTGGCAAAAAATAACCCAACCTGTGCCGGGTAGCGCACAATCAATAGGCAGTTTTTCTAATGGCTGTATCGTCGGCGCTGACACGCTGCCGATACAGTCCGAACATTATCAGGTCATGCGTACCGATCAGCGTCGCTATTTCGGACACCCGGATCTGGTGATGTTTATTCAGCGTCTGAGTAGCCAGGTGAACAATCTGGGCATGGGTACGGTGCTGATTGGCGATATGGGGATGCCCGCTGGTGGGCGTTTCAACGGCGGTCACGCCAGCCACCAGACCGGACTGGATGTTGATATCTTCCTGCAACTGCCAAAAACACGCTGGACTTCCGCGCAGCTCTTGCGTCCGCAAGCACTAGACTTAGTTTCCCGCGACGGTAAACACGTTGTCCCCACGCTGTGGAAACCAGAAATTTTCAGCCTGATCAAACTCGCTGCGCAGGACAAAGACGTCACCCGCATTTTTGTTAATCCGGCGATTAAACAACAACTTTGCCTTGATGCGGGCACCGATCGCGACTGGTTGCGCAAAGTGCGACCCTGGTTCCAGCATCGTGCGCATATGCATGTACGATTACGTTGTCCTGCCGATAGTCTGGAGTGTGAAGATCAACCTTTACCGCCACCGGGCGATGGTTGCGGGGCTGAACTGCAAAGCTGGTTTGAACCACCGAAACCAGGAACAACAAAGCCTGAGAAGAAGACACCGCCTCCGTTGCCGCCTTCCTGCCAGGCGCTACTGGATGAGCACGTGATCTAA
- the aroC gene encoding chorismate synthase, with the protein MAGNTIGQLFRVTTFGESHGLALGCIVDGVPPGIPLTEADLQHDLDRRRPGTSRYTTQRREPDQVKILSGVFEGVTTGTSIGLLIENTDQRSQDYSAIKDVFRPGHADYTYEQKYGLRDYRGGGRSSARETAMRVAAGAIAKKYLAEKFGIEIRGCLTQMGDIPLEIKDWSQVEQNPFFCPDPDKIEALDELMRALKKEGDSIGAKVTVVASGVPAGLGEPVFDRLDADIAHALMSINAVKGVEIGDGFDVVALRGSQNRDEITKDGFQSNHAGGILGGISSGQQIIAHMALKPTSSITVPGRTINRFGEEVEMITKGRHDPCVGIRAVPIAEAMLAIVLMDHLLRQRAQNADVKTDIPRW; encoded by the coding sequence ATGGCTGGAAACACAATAGGACAACTCTTTCGCGTAACCACCTTCGGCGAATCGCACGGGCTGGCGCTCGGCTGTATCGTCGATGGTGTGCCGCCAGGCATCCCGCTCACGGAAGCGGATCTGCAACACGATCTCGACCGTCGTCGCCCAGGGACATCGCGCTATACCACCCAGCGCCGCGAGCCGGATCAGGTCAAAATTCTCTCCGGCGTTTTTGAAGGCGTCACCACCGGCACCAGCATTGGCTTGTTGATCGAAAACACCGATCAGCGTTCTCAGGATTACAGCGCGATTAAGGACGTTTTCCGCCCAGGCCATGCCGATTACACCTACGAACAAAAATACGGCTTGCGCGATTATCGCGGCGGCGGTCGTTCTTCCGCTCGTGAAACCGCCATGCGCGTTGCGGCAGGGGCGATTGCCAAAAAATATCTCGCTGAGAAATTTGGCATTGAAATTCGCGGCTGCCTGACCCAGATGGGCGATATTCCGCTGGAAATCAAAGACTGGTCGCAGGTTGAGCAAAATCCGTTCTTCTGCCCGGATCCGGACAAAATCGAAGCCTTAGATGAACTGATGCGTGCGCTGAAAAAAGAGGGCGACTCCATCGGTGCGAAAGTCACCGTTGTTGCCAGTGGCGTTCCTGCCGGACTTGGCGAGCCGGTCTTTGACCGCCTGGATGCCGACATCGCCCACGCGCTGATGAGCATCAACGCGGTGAAAGGCGTGGAAATTGGCGATGGTTTTGACGTGGTGGCGCTGCGCGGCAGCCAGAACCGCGACGAAATCACCAAAGACGGTTTCCAGAGCAACCATGCGGGCGGCATTCTCGGCGGTATCAGCAGCGGGCAGCAAATCATTGCCCATATGGCGCTGAAACCGACCTCCAGCATTACTGTGCCGGGGCGTACCATTAACCGCTTTGGCGAAGAAGTTGAGATGATCACCAAAGGCCGTCACGATCCCTGTGTCGGGATCCGCGCGGTGCCGATCGCTGAAGCGATGCTGGCGATCGTTTTAATGGATCACCTGCTACGGCAGCGGGCGCAAAATGCCGATGTGAAGACTGATATTCCACGCTGGTAA
- the prmB gene encoding 50S ribosomal protein L3 N(5)-glutamine methyltransferase, with the protein MDKIFVDEAVNELQTIQDMLRWSVSRFSAANIWYGHGTDNPWDEAVQLVLPSLYLPLDIPEDMRNARLTSSEKHRIVERVIRRVNERIPVAYLTNKAWFCGHEFYVDERVLVPRSPIGELINNKFAGLISKQPQHILDMCTGSGCIAIACAYAFPEAEVDAVDISPDALAVAEQNIEEHGLIHNVIPIRSDLFRDLPKVQYDLIVTNPPYVDAEDMSDLPNEYRHEPELGLASGTDGLKLTRRILGNAADYLADDGVLICEVGNSMVHLMEQYPDVPFTWLEFDNGGDGVFMLTKAQLVAAREHFGIYKD; encoded by the coding sequence GTGGATAAAATTTTCGTCGATGAAGCAGTAAATGAGCTGCAAACCATTCAGGACATGTTGCGCTGGTCGGTTAGCCGCTTCAGCGCGGCAAATATCTGGTACGGTCACGGCACAGACAACCCGTGGGACGAAGCAGTGCAACTGGTATTGCCATCGCTCTATCTGCCGCTGGATATTCCGGAAGATATGCGTAACGCCCGCCTGACCTCCAGCGAAAAACATCGTATTGTTGAGCGCGTGATCCGCCGCGTCAACGAACGCATTCCGGTGGCTTACCTGACCAACAAAGCCTGGTTCTGCGGCCATGAATTTTACGTCGATGAACGCGTACTGGTGCCACGTTCGCCGATTGGTGAACTGATCAACAATAAATTTGCCGGGCTTATCAGCAAACAACCGCAGCATATTCTGGATATGTGCACTGGCAGCGGATGCATTGCCATTGCCTGCGCTTATGCCTTCCCGGAAGCGGAAGTTGATGCGGTGGATATCTCTCCCGACGCGCTGGCGGTTGCCGAACAGAACATCGAAGAACACGGTTTGATCCATAACGTCATTCCGATTCGATCCGATCTGTTCCGAGACTTGCCGAAAGTGCAGTATGACCTGATCGTCACCAACCCGCCGTATGTCGATGCGGAAGATATGTCCGACCTGCCAAACGAATATCGTCACGAGCCGGAACTGGGCCTGGCATCTGGCACTGACGGCCTGAAACTGACTCGCCGCATTCTCGGTAACGCGGCAGATTACCTTGCTGATGATGGCGTGCTGATTTGTGAAGTGGGCAACAGCATGGTACATCTTATGGAACAATATCCGGATGTTCCGTTCACCTGGCTGGAGTTTGATAACGGCGGCGACGGTGTGTTTATGCTCACCAAAGCGCAGCTTGTTGCTGCGCGGGAACATTTTGGAATTTATAAAGATTAA
- the smrB gene encoding endonuclease SmrB: protein MKKKTTLSEEDQALFRQLMAGTRKIKQDTIVHRPQRKKVSEVPVKRLIQEQADASHYFSDEFQPLLNTEGPVKYVRPDVSHFEAKKLRRGDYSPELFLDLHGLTQLQAKQELGALIAACRREHVFCACVMHGHGKHILKQQTPLWLAQHPHVMAFHQAPKEYGGDAALLVLIEVEEWLPPELP from the coding sequence ATGAAAAAGAAAACAACACTCAGCGAGGAGGATCAGGCACTGTTTCGCCAGTTGATGGCGGGTACTCGCAAAATTAAGCAGGACACGATTGTCCATCGTCCACAACGAAAGAAAGTCAGCGAAGTGCCGGTCAAGCGGTTGATTCAGGAGCAGGCTGATGCCAGCCATTATTTCTCTGATGAGTTTCAGCCGTTATTAAATACCGAAGGTCCGGTGAAATATGTTCGCCCGGATGTGAGTCATTTTGAGGCGAAGAAACTGCGCCGTGGCGATTATTCGCCGGAGCTGTTTTTGGATCTGCATGGTCTGACGCAACTTCAGGCCAAACAAGAGTTAGGCGCGTTGATTGCCGCCTGCCGCCGTGAGCATGTGTTTTGCGCCTGTGTGATGCATGGTCACGGGAAGCATATTTTGAAGCAGCAAACGCCGCTGTGGCTGGCGCAACATCCGCATGTCATGGCGTTTCACCAGGCACCGAAAGAGTATGGTGGCGACGCGGCGTTGCTAGTGTTGATTGAAGTGGAAGAGTGGCTGCCGCCAGAATTGCCCTGA
- a CDS encoding StfH/YfcO family fimbrial adhesin: MKKIRLLLCAMLVLCFSQGVQAKLGAVYNNVPVYYGTLGATATLRFYLDLLTTTGVYHGEYYQDRSYGVHYGDLPNKSWTGPGNIPAPKITVMSSGDGVVADSYCPGVKEIDPDFDWQCLKILLTIEVNGSAETCPWMVGMTANSTVKVFINYQSKFEYYRGPTTYTTTCPGEPLTNYDISWSDSRVEHSKVLNLKSTGAVIEQNLSTYLMKDGQLCDGSKMDERGAYCRFVNQLITFTAEGCDDAKVTVAPTQHPITDRQLHDMLVRVDTSSRQPIDSTCRFQYVLNML; this comes from the coding sequence ATGAAAAAAATACGATTACTTTTATGCGCCATGCTGGTGCTGTGTTTTAGCCAGGGCGTTCAGGCGAAACTGGGGGCAGTCTATAATAATGTGCCAGTCTATTATGGTACGCTTGGTGCCACTGCAACGCTTCGTTTTTACCTTGATTTACTCACCACCACTGGGGTTTATCATGGGGAGTATTATCAGGATCGATCATATGGCGTCCATTATGGGGATCTTCCGAATAAATCATGGACGGGGCCAGGAAACATTCCTGCACCAAAAATAACGGTAATGTCAAGTGGTGATGGTGTCGTAGCAGATTCTTATTGTCCGGGCGTTAAAGAGATTGACCCAGATTTCGACTGGCAATGCTTAAAAATATTACTGACGATTGAGGTCAATGGTTCGGCGGAGACGTGCCCGTGGATGGTGGGGATGACGGCGAATAGTACTGTAAAGGTATTCATTAATTATCAATCGAAGTTCGAATACTATAGGGGGCCGACGACCTATACAACAACCTGCCCAGGTGAGCCATTAACAAATTATGATATCTCCTGGAGTGACAGCCGCGTTGAACACAGTAAGGTTTTGAATCTGAAATCAACAGGGGCAGTGATTGAACAAAACTTATCGACCTACCTGATGAAAGATGGTCAGCTCTGCGATGGCAGTAAAATGGATGAACGCGGCGCGTATTGTCGCTTTGTAAATCAGTTGATTACCTTTACTGCTGAAGGATGTGATGACGCTAAAGTGACGGTAGCGCCAACGCAACACCCTATTACCGATCGACAACTGCACGATATGTTAGTGCGTGTGGATACCAGTAGCAGGCAGCCCATAGACTCCACCTGCCGATTCCAGTACGTATTGAATATGCTGTAG
- a CDS encoding fimbrial protein, with product MKTGRIYSFGYALLAGLLLTGGTCALAVDNNLHFYGNLLSRSCTLVVEGGNLAEVHFPAISRQDLMVAGESPRVPVVFKLKDCKGPASYQVQVTLTGTEDSEQPGFLALDTTSTAQGVGIGMETTDGVRVAINNPTGAKFTLSDGSNDIHFRAWLQAKSGRDVTLGDFTANLTATFEYI from the coding sequence ATGAAGACAGGACGCATTTATTCGTTCGGCTACGCGCTGTTAGCGGGGCTGCTGTTGACCGGTGGCACTTGTGCCCTGGCCGTGGACAACAACCTGCATTTTTACGGCAATTTATTAAGCCGATCCTGCACGCTGGTGGTTGAGGGCGGAAATCTGGCAGAAGTGCATTTTCCTGCCATCAGTCGTCAGGATCTTATGGTCGCCGGGGAATCCCCGCGCGTTCCGGTGGTGTTTAAGCTGAAAGATTGTAAAGGGCCAGCGAGTTACCAAGTGCAGGTGACCCTTACCGGTACGGAAGACAGTGAGCAGCCGGGTTTCCTCGCGCTGGATACCACCTCAACCGCTCAGGGCGTCGGGATTGGAATGGAAACGACCGATGGTGTGCGGGTGGCGATTAACAACCCGACCGGGGCGAAATTTACGCTCAGCGATGGCAGCAATGATATTCATTTCAGGGCCTGGCTGCAGGCGAAAAGCGGTCGCGATGTCACGCTCGGTGATTTTACCGCCAACCTGACGGCAACCTTTGAGTATATATAA
- a CDS encoding fimbrial protein: MKKITFFILCAYGGMALAANEDITFHGTLVSPPACTISEGKTIEVEFRDLIIDSINGDYGRREVNYDLSCDSAVRDPDWIMTLTWTGTQTSYNDAAIETDVPGFGIELQHDGQRFKLNTPLAINATDFTQKPKLEAVPVKSAGAVLSDTTFSAYATLRVDYQ, encoded by the coding sequence ATGAAAAAAATCACGTTCTTTATACTCTGCGCGTATGGTGGCATGGCTCTGGCAGCAAATGAAGACATCACCTTCCACGGTACGCTGGTGTCACCTCCAGCCTGTACCATTAGCGAGGGAAAGACCATTGAAGTGGAATTTCGCGATCTTATCATCGACAGCATCAACGGGGATTATGGTCGCAGGGAAGTGAACTATGACCTGAGCTGTGACTCCGCAGTACGCGATCCCGACTGGATTATGACACTTACCTGGACGGGGACGCAGACCTCGTACAATGACGCGGCTATCGAAACAGATGTCCCTGGCTTTGGTATTGAGCTTCAGCACGATGGTCAGCGTTTTAAGCTGAATACGCCGCTTGCCATTAACGCCACCGATTTTACGCAAAAGCCGAAGCTGGAGGCTGTGCCAGTGAAGTCGGCCGGTGCGGTGTTGAGTGATACCACGTTTTCGGCCTATGCAACATTGCGGGTGGATTATCAATGA
- a CDS encoding fimbrial protein, with protein sequence MKYTFLVGTGIFLLSGWLTGNMAVAGESKPVLLTLRVLVDGPPPCSVKGSNVEFGDVYINKINGTNYRTTGALYTLNCGNRASGVDDLRMQLKGTTTVINGETVIATQISGLGIRIENGADNTLFKVGEGNWSDFNVNQLPSLKAVPVKQSGVQLTPAEFNASMTMVVDYQ encoded by the coding sequence ATGAAATACACGTTTCTGGTGGGAACGGGCATTTTTCTCCTGAGCGGCTGGCTGACGGGCAACATGGCCGTCGCGGGAGAAAGTAAACCGGTGTTATTAACGTTGCGCGTTCTGGTGGATGGGCCTCCGCCCTGTTCCGTGAAGGGGAGCAATGTTGAATTTGGCGATGTGTACATTAACAAAATCAATGGCACAAATTACCGCACGACGGGTGCGCTTTATACCCTGAACTGCGGTAACAGGGCATCAGGTGTTGATGATCTGCGGATGCAGCTTAAAGGCACCACCACCGTGATTAACGGGGAAACGGTCATTGCGACGCAAATTTCAGGTTTGGGTATCCGCATTGAAAACGGTGCCGATAACACCCTGTTTAAAGTCGGAGAAGGTAACTGGTCTGATTTCAATGTTAACCAGTTGCCCAGTCTCAAAGCTGTACCGGTAAAACAGAGCGGAGTGCAGCTTACGCCAGCGGAATTTAACGCCAGTATGACGATGGTGGTGGATTACCAATGA
- a CDS encoding fimbrial biogenesis outer membrane usher protein codes for MPDHSLFRLRALPWCVAMAISGCHINAWADEDIQFDSRFLELKGDTKIDLKRFSSQGYVEPGKYNLQVQVNKQPLPDEYDIYWYASENDKNKTYACLSPELVAQLGFKEDIAQKLQWDHDGKCLKPGQLDGLEIHADLSQSALLITLPQAYLEYSDVDWDPPSRWDDGIPGFIADYSINAQTRHEENGGDDSNDISGNGTVGVNLGAWRLRADWQSDYQHTRSNDEETDNSTERNWDWSRYYAWRALPSLKAKLALGEDYLDSDIFDGFNYIGGSISTDDQMLPPNLRGYAPDISGVAHTAAKVTVSQAGRIIYETQVPAGPFRIQDLGEFNSGTLHVRIEELNGQVQEYDISTASMPFLTRPGQVRYKVMMGCPQEWGHHVQGGFFSGGEASWGIANGWSLYGGALGDENYQSAALGIGRDLSIFGAMAFDITHSHTRLDDSTAYGKGTLDGNSFRVSYSKDFDDLNSRVTFAGYRFSEENYMTMSEYLDANDSEMVRAGNDKEMYTATYNQNFRDAGVSVYLNYTRHTYWDREEQTNYNVMLSHYFNMGGIRNMSISLTGYRYEYDNSADKGVYISLSMPWGDNSTVSYNGNYGSGSDSSQVGYFNRIDDASHYQINVGSSENHSRVDGYYSHDGSMAHVDLSANYHEGQYTSAGLSLQGGATLTAHGGALHRTQNMGGTRLLIDADGVADVPVEGNGSAVYTNMFGKAVVADVNNYYRNQATIDLTKLPENAEATQSVVQATLTEGAIGYRKFAVISGQKAMAVLRLSDGSYPPFGAEVKNEHDQQVGLVDDDGNVYLAGVKAGERMSVSWNGASHCEISLPDPLPADLFNGLLLPCKQKGAVAPATPLEIKPVIQEQTQQLTPGTPPVAISANQ; via the coding sequence ATGCCTGACCATTCTCTTTTCCGCTTACGGGCGCTTCCCTGGTGCGTTGCCATGGCAATATCTGGATGCCATATCAATGCCTGGGCCGACGAAGATATTCAGTTTGATTCCCGTTTTCTGGAATTAAAAGGCGACACGAAAATTGATCTGAAGCGTTTTTCCAGCCAGGGTTATGTTGAACCGGGTAAATATAATTTACAGGTTCAGGTAAATAAACAGCCGTTACCTGATGAATATGATATTTACTGGTATGCGTCAGAAAACGATAAAAATAAAACTTACGCTTGCCTGTCGCCAGAGCTGGTGGCGCAGCTTGGTTTTAAAGAAGATATTGCACAAAAATTGCAATGGGATCACGACGGTAAATGCCTAAAACCAGGTCAACTTGACGGTCTGGAAATACATGCTGATTTAAGCCAGTCCGCACTGCTCATCACCTTACCGCAGGCTTATCTTGAATACAGCGATGTAGACTGGGATCCGCCTTCGCGCTGGGATGATGGTATCCCCGGTTTCATTGCCGATTACAGCATCAATGCCCAAACCCGACACGAAGAAAATGGCGGCGATGACAGCAACGACATCAGCGGTAATGGTACGGTTGGCGTTAACCTCGGGGCGTGGCGCCTGCGCGCCGACTGGCAGAGTGATTATCAGCATACCCGCAGTAACGATGAAGAGACGGATAACAGCACCGAGAGAAACTGGGACTGGAGCCGTTACTACGCCTGGCGTGCGTTACCGAGTCTGAAAGCCAAACTGGCACTTGGCGAAGACTACCTCGACTCCGATATTTTTGACGGTTTTAACTACATCGGCGGTAGCATCAGCACCGACGATCAAATGTTGCCGCCGAACCTGCGCGGCTATGCTCCGGATATTTCCGGCGTGGCGCATACGGCGGCGAAAGTCACCGTCAGCCAGGCCGGGCGCATAATTTATGAAACCCAGGTGCCTGCCGGGCCATTCCGTATTCAGGATCTCGGTGAATTTAACTCTGGTACGCTGCATGTGCGCATTGAAGAGTTGAACGGCCAGGTGCAAGAGTATGACATCAGCACCGCTTCCATGCCGTTCCTGACGCGTCCGGGGCAGGTGCGATACAAAGTGATGATGGGGTGCCCGCAGGAGTGGGGGCACCATGTACAGGGCGGATTCTTCTCCGGTGGTGAAGCGTCCTGGGGGATAGCCAACGGCTGGTCGCTCTACGGCGGGGCGCTGGGCGATGAAAACTACCAGTCTGCTGCGCTTGGCATCGGGCGCGATCTCTCCATTTTCGGCGCGATGGCGTTTGATATTACCCACTCACATACCCGGCTTGACGATTCAACCGCTTACGGCAAGGGCACACTCGACGGTAACTCTTTCCGCGTCAGTTACTCTAAAGACTTTGATGATCTAAACAGCCGCGTCACCTTCGCCGGATACCGCTTCTCTGAAGAAAACTATATGACCATGAGCGAGTATCTGGACGCGAATGACAGCGAAATGGTCCGCGCCGGCAATGATAAAGAGATGTACACCGCCACCTATAACCAGAACTTCAGGGATGCCGGCGTTTCTGTTTATCTGAACTATACGCGCCATACCTACTGGGATCGCGAGGAGCAGACCAACTACAACGTCATGCTCTCCCATTATTTCAACATGGGCGGCATTCGTAACATGAGTATCTCCCTGACGGGTTATCGCTACGAGTATGACAACAGCGCCGACAAAGGCGTCTATATCTCCTTAAGTATGCCGTGGGGTGATAACAGCACCGTGAGTTACAACGGCAACTACGGCAGCGGTTCAGACAGCAGTCAGGTGGGATACTTCAACCGTATTGATGACGCCAGCCACTATCAGATAAACGTTGGCAGCAGTGAAAATCACTCCAGGGTCGATGGCTATTACAGCCATGACGGTTCAATGGCACATGTGGATCTGAGTGCTAACTACCATGAAGGGCAGTACACTTCTGCCGGCTTGTCGCTGCAAGGCGGAGCCACGTTAACTGCGCACGGTGGCGCGTTGCATCGTACTCAAAACATGGGCGGTACGCGCCTGCTTATCGACGCTGACGGCGTGGCTGACGTACCGGTCGAAGGTAACGGTTCAGCGGTGTACACCAACATGTTTGGTAAAGCCGTCGTTGCGGACGTCAATAACTACTACCGTAACCAGGCCACGATTGACCTGACTAAACTGCCAGAGAACGCCGAAGCCACGCAGTCAGTGGTGCAGGCGACGCTGACCGAAGGAGCCATTGGCTACCGTAAATTTGCGGTCATCAGTGGGCAAAAGGCGATGGCTGTCCTGCGCCTGAGTGATGGCAGTTATCCACCATTCGGTGCAGAAGTGAAAAACGAACACGACCAACAGGTTGGTCTGGTCGACGACGACGGCAACGTCTATCTGGCAGGGGTAAAAGCTGGCGAACGGATGAGTGTCTCATGGAATGGAGCGTCCCACTGTGAGATCTCCCTGCCAGACCCGCTGCCTGCCGACCTGTTCAACGGCCTGTTACTGCCGTGTAAGCAAAAAGGCGCGGTGGCGCCTGCCACTCCGCTGGAAATCAAACCGGTGATTCAGGAACAGACGCAGCAGCTCACGCCTGGCACACCGCCAGTCGCTATCTCCGCTAACCAATAA
- a CDS encoding fimbrial protein — protein MSKFVKTAIAAAMVMGAFTSTSSFAEGNNGTARFYGTIEDSVCSIVPDDHKLEVDMGNIGAEKLKNNGTTTPKDFQIRLQDCVFDTQTTMTTTFTGTVSTANSGNYYTIFNTDTGTAFNNVSLAIGDQQGTSYKSGAGINQQIVKDTATSKGKPKQTLNFKAWLVGATDAPDLGGFEANTTFQITYL, from the coding sequence ATGAGTAAGTTTGTAAAAACAGCTATTGCAGCAGCTATGGTAATGGGTGCGTTCACTTCAACATCTTCTTTCGCAGAAGGTAACAACGGTACTGCCCGTTTTTACGGCACCATTGAAGATTCCGTTTGCTCTATCGTACCAGACGATCACAAACTGGAAGTGGATATGGGTAATATCGGTGCGGAAAAACTGAAAAACAACGGCACTACCACGCCGAAAGATTTCCAGATTCGTTTACAGGATTGCGTGTTTGATACCCAAACTACCATGACCACTACCTTCACCGGTACTGTGTCTACGGCGAATAGCGGCAACTACTACACCATTTTTAATACCGATACCGGTACGGCGTTTAACAACGTGAGCCTGGCGATTGGTGATCAACAAGGAACCTCTTACAAAAGTGGCGCTGGCATTAATCAGCAGATCGTAAAAGATACTGCAACCTCCAAAGGCAAACCGAAACAAACTTTAAACTTTAAAGCCTGGCTGGTAGGTGCGACTGACGCACCGGACCTGGGTGGTTTTGAAGCGAATACCACCTTCCAGATTACCTATCTCTAA